The following are from one region of the Haemophilus parainfluenzae genome:
- a CDS encoding class I SAM-dependent methyltransferase — MIINDINFNDLYQQHLKSCNHYNLPPTKWDKKAPKMAENLVGKPSRYNETLLKAMNVQPDETVLDIGCGPGTFVIPLAQQCQAVYALDYSQGMLEMVQQYKEKHQLNNITLLHKSWSDNWDDVPQADVILASRSTLVDDLDDMIEKLQSKAKKRVFLTSVTQRHFLDEGVFEAIGRDDVGFPTYIYLVNRLYQKGIHANVSFIETESGHFQGETFEDLLNSVEFSLGNLTEKEKQDLAQFYQQKQINNEPIKHGQRKWALIWWEVE; from the coding sequence ATGATCATCAACGACATCAATTTCAACGATCTCTATCAACAACATCTAAAATCCTGTAATCACTATAATCTTCCACCAACAAAGTGGGATAAAAAAGCCCCTAAAATGGCTGAGAATTTAGTGGGCAAACCAAGTCGTTATAATGAAACGTTACTCAAAGCCATGAATGTGCAACCTGATGAAACCGTATTAGATATCGGCTGTGGCCCTGGAACGTTTGTTATTCCTTTAGCCCAACAATGCCAAGCCGTGTATGCCCTCGATTACAGCCAAGGCATGTTAGAGATGGTTCAGCAATATAAAGAAAAGCATCAACTGAATAATATTACGCTTCTACATAAATCATGGTCGGATAACTGGGATGATGTGCCTCAAGCCGATGTAATACTCGCCTCTCGCTCGACGCTTGTGGATGATTTGGATGACATGATTGAAAAACTGCAAAGCAAGGCGAAAAAACGCGTCTTTTTAACCTCGGTGACACAACGCCATTTTCTTGATGAAGGCGTATTTGAAGCCATTGGCCGTGATGACGTTGGCTTCCCAACTTATATTTATTTAGTCAATCGTCTCTACCAAAAAGGCATTCACGCGAATGTGAGTTTTATTGAAACCGAATCCGGTCATTTCCAAGGCGAAACCTTTGAGGATTTATTAAATTCTGTGGAATTTTCTCTCGGCAATCTCACCGAAAAAGAAAAACAAGACTTAGCTCAATTCTATCAACAAAAACAAATAAATAATGAACCGATAAAGCACGGACAACGCAAATGGGCGTTGATTTGGTGGGAGGTTGAATAA